TTTTATAGAAGTAAAAGAGTGAGTAAAGTTATTGATTTAGCAGAAGGGGGTAAGAGAAAAGATGAAAGTCAGCCATCTTGAAATCTACACAAGGCCTACATGCTCGGATTGCCAAGACTTGAAAAAATTCTTGCAAAGTAATTATATTCCTTTTAAAGAATATAATTTAGCAAAACAGCCATCGAAAGAAAAAGATCTTATAAAGATCACTGGAAATAGAATCGTGCCAACACTTGTTTTTACAAAACCATCCTTTTTTGGGCTGATGAGAAAACCGAAAAGTTTGATAGGGTTTGAGAGAAACAAGGATGAAATAAAGAAGCTATTAAAGATAGGCTAGTAGTCTGGATTAGATAATCTGATATTTAGTTTAATAGACTTTTTGTAAACAGACTATACCCTCCTTGGGTACGGTAATTGCAATTAGTTTAAAAAAGGGGGAATGATCAATGAATCCGGACACCGATGGTAAAAAAATAAAAATTGCAGTAAATGGTGGAATAGCGTTTGGAGCAAAACTAAACTCTAAACAACTGATGACACTTTCAAAGTATATGAATGAAGATGATGAGTTAGAATTAACAACCTTCCAGCAATTGTATATAGAGATTCCAGAGAATAGAAAAGAAGAAATTATAGCTGAATTTGAACGTACAGGGCTGGCGTGTTATCCAGTAGGAAATTACGTAAAGAGCTTAAGAACATGTAATTTTTGTAAGGGGGAAGAAAGAGAAGGCATGCCAGTAGCAAAAGAATTAAATCGGCGTATTGCAGGAAAACCAGTGCCTTTCACTTTAAAAGTAGCTTATACAGGCTGTATTATTGGCTGCGGTGAACCAATGTTAAGCGACATCGGAGTTATGAAATATAAAGATCATTATAATTTATATGTCGGAGGAAAAGCAAAGGGAAAGGATGCAGAGGTTGGCATCTTGCTGAAGGAAAATTTAACACCAGAGGAATTGTACGATACCGTAGACCAGATCATTGACACCTATTCACAGAAAGGCAAAAAGCGGGAGACATTCTTTAAATTCTGGAAGAGGGTGGGTAAGGATAATTTAGAAGTTATATAAAATTTATTATTCCGTTGTGGATTTATAAATAGGTGAAAGAAAATAATTACCCTTCTCCATAATACCTGAAGCAAATGCTCTATTGGCACTTTTCTTTACCTATAAACAAAAGATGGCAAAATAGAATAATTCCAAGTGTTAAAAGAGACTTAAGTTATTTTGTATATTATAAGGAAATCTCGTCAAAGTTTGAGAATATATATTGATGGAAATAGGAAAGTATCGGCGATATAATCCGGA
This region of Oceanobacillus sp. FSL K6-2867 genomic DNA includes:
- a CDS encoding glutaredoxin family protein translates to MKVSHLEIYTRPTCSDCQDLKKFLQSNYIPFKEYNLAKQPSKEKDLIKITGNRIVPTLVFTKPSFFGLMRKPKSLIGFERNKDEIKKLLKIG
- a CDS encoding nitrite reductase encodes the protein MNPDTDGKKIKIAVNGGIAFGAKLNSKQLMTLSKYMNEDDELELTTFQQLYIEIPENRKEEIIAEFERTGLACYPVGNYVKSLRTCNFCKGEEREGMPVAKELNRRIAGKPVPFTLKVAYTGCIIGCGEPMLSDIGVMKYKDHYNLYVGGKAKGKDAEVGILLKENLTPEELYDTVDQIIDTYSQKGKKRETFFKFWKRVGKDNLEVI